The following are encoded in a window of Lactobacillus panisapium genomic DNA:
- a CDS encoding MFS transporter, translating into MTQNIKQKSPLLKVGILSISTLLTAASAVSGTLPMMTKHFTHESVANVKALVTIPSIGMVIFVLLSTLFIKYLGKRKTVLLGLFCGLIGGVAPFFSTNFHLIQIARFVLGAGNGLYSTSTASLIGDIWSGDEQRTLLGYQSAIQTFGQSLAVFVAGLLLEINWQAAYLVYLLFIPIILLFALGYSKETEAQIKSRQKEELVKAKSEKKTTNVPILALVAILMSFVYFNAIMPQQTDTPLVIQQLNLVHQEFFSTALALAGLAGAVFTAFYGKIYQLLGHYTPVFTMLLGVIGYWGVLHSPNMLVFTISMMVISATNIIFPYIYGAVMEDVPATSKDFFLSLAKVFNNGGAFISPYTMALTASILHLSGPMNIIRIAMWYLVFVGIVFVILAIIRNNRLRKTTK; encoded by the coding sequence ATGACTCAGAATATTAAGCAAAAAAGTCCACTTTTAAAAGTAGGTATTTTATCAATTTCAACCTTGTTAACTGCAGCTAGTGCGGTTTCGGGCACTTTACCAATGATGACAAAGCACTTTACCCATGAAAGCGTAGCGAATGTGAAAGCATTAGTGACTATTCCTTCAATTGGTATGGTAATCTTTGTCCTTTTGTCAACGTTATTTATTAAATACTTGGGTAAAAGAAAAACCGTTTTGCTTGGCTTGTTTTGCGGTTTAATTGGGGGCGTTGCGCCATTTTTTAGCACCAACTTTCACCTGATTCAAATTGCGCGTTTTGTATTAGGAGCAGGTAACGGTTTATATTCAACTTCAACGGCCAGTTTAATTGGAGATATTTGGAGTGGGGATGAGCAACGGACCTTACTTGGGTATCAATCAGCAATTCAAACATTTGGTCAAAGCTTGGCGGTTTTTGTTGCTGGTTTACTACTTGAAATTAATTGGCAAGCAGCTTATTTAGTTTACCTGCTGTTTATCCCAATCATTTTGTTATTTGCTTTAGGCTATAGCAAAGAGACTGAAGCACAAATTAAATCTCGGCAAAAAGAAGAACTAGTTAAAGCTAAATCCGAAAAGAAAACTACTAATGTGCCGATCTTAGCGTTAGTAGCAATATTAATGTCATTTGTATATTTCAATGCAATTATGCCACAACAAACCGATACTCCGCTTGTAATTCAGCAACTAAATTTAGTACACCAAGAGTTTTTCTCAACTGCGTTAGCGTTAGCAGGACTGGCTGGCGCAGTTTTTACAGCTTTTTATGGCAAAATTTACCAGTTACTAGGACATTACACACCAGTATTTACGATGTTGTTAGGGGTTATTGGCTATTGGGGCGTGCTTCATTCGCCTAATATGCTGGTATTCACGATATCAATGATGGTAATTTCTGCCACGAATATTATTTTTCCGTATATTTATGGTGCGGTAATGGAAGATGTGCCAGCAACTTCCAAGGATTTCTTCTTATCTTTGGCAAAAGTATTTAACAATGGTGGAGCTTTTATTTCACCATACACGATGGCACTTACAGCATCCATTTTACATTTGTCGGGACCAATGAACATTATCAGAATTGCAATGTGGTATTTAGTATTTGTCGGAATTGTTTTTGTGATTTTGGCAATTATTAGAAACAATAGGTTAAGAAAAACAACAAAATAG
- a CDS encoding acyltransferase family protein, protein MDKYPYPTYKIADIGDYLKVFACTAVMSQPIMSLIMGNGQPIRTQDIFGILYNLVKYTAPAFIFGILYTTIRTNDLAGNFSYRKHLRSSWSNLFVPTIWWTLIYLLGMPWLQQINQFHNFGSFCWHFINGNAAPHLWYNTMMLQFIILMPLFWAISRFVGNNVKKGIAVALITLVLYLAWLLFYDTEVFHGAHEKTWYLLDRVFISFFIYGVFGVLCWQLRNQVNNFLQKFWWLILITFVACFIWTNFELYQFGHPVLFANAPYYKPSMTFYCLAVIALIAALCLYQVRKNSETALTVFHFLATYAYRAYLSNVFWNQLVWRGLNMQFHATYHPFLTFFGTWILTWILSFTSAYCLHIWWTKIKQII, encoded by the coding sequence ATGGATAAATATCCTTATCCCACCTATAAAATTGCTGACATTGGTGACTACTTAAAAGTATTTGCTTGTACAGCAGTGATGTCTCAACCAATCATGTCCTTAATCATGGGAAATGGTCAGCCTATAAGAACACAAGACATTTTTGGTATTCTGTATAATTTAGTCAAATATACTGCTCCAGCCTTTATTTTTGGCATTTTATATACCACCATTAGAACTAATGATTTAGCGGGAAACTTTTCTTACCGCAAGCATCTGCGTTCAAGTTGGTCGAACTTGTTTGTACCAACTATTTGGTGGACTTTGATTTATTTACTAGGAATGCCTTGGCTCCAACAGATTAATCAATTTCATAATTTTGGTTCTTTTTGTTGGCATTTTATTAATGGTAACGCTGCGCCACATTTGTGGTACAACACAATGATGTTGCAATTTATCATCTTAATGCCACTTTTCTGGGCAATCAGTCGCTTTGTCGGCAATAACGTGAAAAAAGGAATTGCTGTAGCATTAATCACGCTAGTTTTATATTTAGCTTGGCTCTTGTTTTACGACACAGAGGTATTTCACGGTGCGCATGAAAAAACGTGGTATCTGCTTGATCGCGTGTTTATTTCGTTTTTTATCTACGGAGTCTTTGGTGTCCTCTGCTGGCAATTGCGGAATCAAGTTAACAACTTTTTACAAAAATTTTGGTGGCTGATCTTAATTACTTTTGTTGCTTGTTTCATTTGGACCAACTTTGAATTATATCAGTTCGGTCATCCCGTTCTTTTTGCCAATGCACCGTATTATAAGCCATCAATGACATTTTATTGCTTAGCGGTTATTGCATTAATCGCTGCACTTTGCTTATATCAAGTACGAAAAAATTCAGAAACAGCTTTAACAGTTTTCCATTTTCTTGCTACTTATGCCTATCGTGCCTATTTATCAAATGTTTTTTGGAATCAACTGGTCTGGCGCGGACTAAATATGCAATTCCACGCAACATACCACCCATTCTTAACTTTCTTTGGCACATGGATATTAACATGGATTTTGTCATTCACGTCAGCTTATTGTCTGCATATTTGGTGGACGAAAATAAAACAAATAATCTAA
- the mdcC gene encoding malonate decarboxylase acyl carrier protein, which translates to MEKLNFSYQNTQPVTKFVHVGVVASGDLEVLIYPDDKTSLEIVTGSDGFKQVWQNVLDRFFARYPLQGRFVIHDFGATPGVVNLRLTQAMEALNNEE; encoded by the coding sequence ATGGAAAAACTTAATTTTAGCTATCAAAACACTCAGCCAGTGACTAAATTTGTTCATGTTGGTGTCGTTGCCTCCGGAGATTTAGAAGTATTAATTTATCCTGATGACAAAACTTCATTAGAAATTGTGACTGGTAGTGACGGTTTCAAACAGGTTTGGCAAAATGTCCTTGACCGCTTTTTTGCAAGGTATCCTTTACAAGGCAGGTTTGTTATTCATGATTTTGGAGCCACACCGGGTGTCGTTAATTTACGATTAACACAGGCAATGGAGGCATTAAATAATGAAGAATAG
- a CDS encoding helix-turn-helix domain-containing protein: MLKVKTELTRIYQLWTNQHNHENKIEILGHFYLLMALLLRNFVVPKKNIICFNDARKQDKVKDIINFLTANYRDSLTLDEVADHFGLSKAYLDRLFKTEVQTSLIHYLQLIRLQHAYDLLVNTDLPVTVIADQCGFANVRSLQKIFKDVYSATPSTYRKRLKSQ, translated from the coding sequence ATGCTGAAGGTAAAAACTGAGCTAACAAGGATTTATCAGCTTTGGACTAATCAACATAATCATGAAAATAAGATTGAAATATTAGGACATTTTTATCTTTTAATGGCGCTTCTTCTCAGAAATTTTGTTGTACCAAAAAAGAATATTATTTGCTTTAATGATGCCAGAAAGCAGGACAAGGTTAAAGATATCATTAATTTTTTAACCGCCAATTATCGAGATAGCTTAACTTTAGACGAAGTTGCTGATCACTTTGGCCTTTCAAAGGCATATTTGGATCGCTTATTTAAAACCGAAGTACAAACAAGCTTGATTCATTACTTGCAGCTGATTCGTTTACAACATGCCTATGATTTACTAGTTAATACTGACTTGCCTGTTACCGTTATTGCCGACCAATGCGGTTTTGCCAATGTTCGAAGCCTGCAAAAAATATTTAAAGATGTCTATAGTGCAACACCTTCCACTTATCGGAAAAGGTTAAAAAGTCAATAA
- the mdcA gene encoding malonate decarboxylase subunit alpha — translation MTERNWHTHRDAKNARLAKAATLLEGKFAKTEDVVKVLETLIKPGDKVVLEGDNQKQASFLSEALTKVDAEKVHDLHMIMSSISRPEHLDIFDLGIAAKMDFSYAGPQSTRVSQMISDGTMEVGDIHTYLELFGRLFIDLIPNVVLVAADKVDHEGNLYTGFNTEETPTIVEAAAFHDGIVIVQANEIVDQVPRVDIPAGWVDVVIPADQPYQLEPLFTRDPQAISELQILMGMMAIRGIYEKHNVQTLNHGVGFNTSAIELLLPTYGEQLGLKGKICRNWELNPTPTLIPAIESGWMESIHSFGGEVGMEKYIMARPDIFFVGNDGTMRSNRALGQVAGQYACDMFVGSTLQIDQWGNSSTVTNGRLSGFGGAPNMGSNPTGRRHSTPAWQSLKPEDNPLAKGQKLVVQMVETFGSNKKPVFVDHLDAEKVRKEAKLANVPIMIYTEDTTHIVTEEGIAYLYKTDSMEQRKAAIEAVAGVTPVGLRSKPKEVQKLRDQGIVALPEDIGVARRDAKRSLLAAQTMDDLVQWSHGLYNPPAKFRSWS, via the coding sequence ATGACTGAAAGAAATTGGCACACCCATCGGGATGCTAAAAATGCACGCTTAGCAAAAGCGGCGACACTGCTCGAGGGGAAATTTGCTAAAACAGAGGATGTTGTTAAGGTCCTTGAGACACTAATTAAACCTGGAGACAAGGTTGTTTTGGAAGGCGATAATCAAAAGCAAGCTTCATTTTTGTCAGAAGCACTGACAAAAGTAGATGCGGAAAAAGTTCATGACTTACATATGATTATGTCAAGTATTTCTAGGCCAGAGCACTTAGACATTTTTGACTTAGGAATTGCTGCCAAAATGGATTTTTCATACGCAGGTCCTCAGAGCACTCGCGTTTCGCAAATGATTTCTGATGGCACCATGGAAGTTGGCGACATTCACACATACTTGGAACTTTTTGGCCGTCTATTTATCGATTTAATTCCTAATGTTGTTTTAGTAGCCGCTGATAAAGTAGACCATGAAGGCAATTTATATACGGGCTTTAATACTGAAGAAACACCGACTATTGTCGAAGCAGCAGCTTTTCATGATGGCATTGTAATCGTTCAAGCTAACGAAATCGTTGATCAAGTACCAAGAGTTGATATTCCCGCCGGTTGGGTTGATGTGGTTATTCCCGCTGATCAGCCTTACCAGCTTGAGCCACTATTTACCCGTGACCCACAAGCAATTAGCGAACTGCAAATTTTAATGGGCATGATGGCAATTCGGGGAATATATGAAAAACACAATGTTCAAACTTTAAACCACGGTGTAGGTTTTAACACTTCCGCAATTGAACTTCTCTTACCAACTTATGGTGAGCAACTGGGCTTAAAAGGTAAAATTTGTCGTAACTGGGAACTAAATCCAACCCCAACCTTAATACCAGCAATCGAAAGCGGCTGGATGGAATCAATTCACTCGTTTGGTGGTGAAGTAGGGATGGAAAAGTACATTATGGCGCGGCCAGATATTTTCTTTGTAGGTAATGACGGAACAATGCGGTCGAATCGTGCCCTAGGCCAAGTTGCCGGACAATATGCTTGTGATATGTTTGTTGGTTCTACTTTACAAATCGATCAATGGGGTAATTCTTCAACAGTCACCAATGGTCGTTTATCTGGTTTCGGTGGTGCGCCTAACATGGGCTCTAATCCAACCGGTCGGCGTCATTCAACTCCTGCTTGGCAAAGCTTGAAGCCCGAAGATAACCCATTGGCAAAAGGGCAAAAGCTCGTTGTGCAGATGGTTGAAACATTTGGTTCTAATAAAAAGCCCGTTTTTGTTGATCACTTAGATGCTGAAAAGGTACGTAAAGAAGCTAAATTAGCTAACGTTCCAATTATGATTTATACCGAGGATACGACCCATATCGTGACTGAAGAAGGAATCGCATATCTGTATAAAACTGACAGTATGGAACAAAGAAAAGCTGCAATTGAAGCAGTAGCAGGTGTGACACCGGTTGGCTTGCGCTCAAAGCCAAAAGAGGTCCAAAAACTGCGCGATCAAGGGATCGTTGCTTTACCAGAAGATATTGGTGTTGCCCGCCGGGATGCAAAACGTTCATTACTGGCTGCTCAAACAATGGACGATTTAGTGCAATGGTCACATGGCTTGTACAATCCACCTGCCAAGTTTAGGTCATGGTCATAA
- the mdcD gene encoding biotin-independent malonate decarboxylase subunit beta, which translates to MKNSFVELNGRQRANALIDKGTGRELVGPEYDMISPHLEPQKIVPESDDGVVLVKGKLNGKRVVIISIEGKFQGGGIGEVSGAKIVAALEKTLDDNKQGIKEYPIIILDTGGVRLQEANYGLLSISEIQNAIIALKQYVPVIGLVPGRVGSFGGMSITSAIMSYLITTPKARIALNGPEVIEQEAGVREFDSSDKDLIWNTLGTRQRVATGIADEVDEDDITTIKEAIDRAIEEKKDAHRTEQSDFYLSLLDQIDFAKPLTTKQYCSLYAKNQANKHDINQAVAGDKATAKSRGRLWFEKLTGLPNAKSDYPTVLHAEKDGKEFIAIVPNENNRFPRVRHGEVGLQEGFLVAKIVNQIVAEDQNNDVKRPLILIVDVPSQAYGYKEELIGIHISLASAAAAYAKARQAGHPVIAFIPGDAVSGGFLAHGLQSNRMIALADDSITIQAMSKASAARITQRSIPELEEATKHVPAMAYDIKNYAKLGALYKLVPDVSSWDANDAAVSEVEQIINEAITSTKKHSTDLHYRYENPVAIASGRKATNEMRKAVFDQWND; encoded by the coding sequence ATGAAGAATAGTTTTGTAGAATTAAATGGTCGTCAACGAGCAAATGCTTTAATTGATAAAGGCACTGGTCGAGAATTAGTTGGACCAGAATATGATATGATTTCACCACATCTTGAGCCGCAAAAAATTGTTCCAGAAAGTGATGATGGTGTTGTTCTTGTCAAAGGTAAACTAAACGGTAAAAGGGTCGTAATTATTTCTATCGAAGGAAAGTTTCAAGGTGGTGGAATTGGTGAAGTATCTGGCGCCAAAATAGTTGCAGCTTTAGAAAAAACCTTAGATGATAACAAGCAAGGTATAAAGGAATACCCAATAATTATTCTTGATACTGGTGGTGTTCGTCTGCAAGAAGCTAATTACGGGTTATTGTCTATTTCTGAAATTCAAAATGCCATTATTGCCTTGAAACAATATGTTCCCGTAATTGGACTAGTACCGGGAAGGGTCGGCAGCTTTGGCGGAATGTCAATTACTAGTGCAATTATGTCATACTTAATTACAACACCAAAAGCTAGAATTGCTTTAAATGGTCCCGAAGTTATCGAACAAGAAGCTGGTGTACGTGAATTTGATTCTAGTGATAAGGACTTAATTTGGAATACGCTTGGAACTCGTCAAAGAGTAGCTACAGGAATTGCAGATGAAGTTGACGAAGATGATATCACGACTATTAAAGAAGCTATTGATAGAGCAATCGAAGAAAAAAAGGATGCTCATCGGACTGAGCAATCTGATTTTTATCTATCTTTACTTGATCAAATTGATTTTGCTAAGCCCCTTACTACAAAGCAATATTGTTCTCTTTATGCTAAAAATCAGGCTAATAAGCATGATATAAACCAAGCGGTAGCTGGGGATAAGGCAACTGCCAAGTCTCGTGGCCGCTTGTGGTTTGAAAAACTAACTGGTTTACCGAATGCAAAATCAGATTATCCAACAGTTCTTCATGCGGAAAAAGATGGCAAAGAATTTATTGCGATTGTTCCTAATGAAAATAACCGCTTTCCTCGTGTACGTCACGGTGAGGTGGGGTTGCAAGAAGGATTTTTAGTCGCAAAAATCGTTAATCAAATTGTTGCTGAAGATCAAAATAATGATGTTAAACGTCCGCTTATCTTAATCGTTGATGTTCCAAGCCAAGCTTATGGGTATAAGGAGGAATTGATAGGTATTCACATTAGTTTAGCTTCTGCGGCAGCCGCCTATGCAAAGGCTCGGCAGGCCGGTCATCCAGTTATTGCCTTTATTCCAGGGGATGCAGTTTCAGGCGGCTTTTTAGCCCACGGTTTGCAATCCAACAGAATGATTGCCTTAGCTGATGATTCAATTACCATTCAGGCAATGTCAAAAGCTTCGGCTGCTCGAATTACCCAAAGATCAATTCCAGAACTAGAAGAGGCTACGAAGCACGTTCCGGCAATGGCTTATGACATTAAAAATTATGCCAAATTGGGTGCTTTGTATAAATTAGTCCCTGATGTTTCTTCTTGGGACGCAAATGATGCGGCCGTTTCAGAAGTTGAGCAAATTATTAATGAGGCCATTACAAGTACCAAGAAGCACTCGACCGATTTACATTATAGGTATGAAAATCCAGTTGCCATTGCAAGTGGCCGGAAGGCAACTAATGAGATGCGTAAAGCTGTGTTTGACCAATGGAACGATTAA
- a CDS encoding ACP S-malonyltransferase: MLQKIDPTLKSKVESWTGVKLVDSEKGYQNSQQIQLSILLLQVQQIDQLKEKGWLPDIVAGHSLGVFAAAYAAGVINREDVFKLVSLRASLMQSSFPIGYGMGVVVGLSRQEVGNLVQQVNTEKDPVFLSNQNSELQNTLSGKITAIQAVLQLAKESGAAKAKLLQVPNPSHSPLMQSVADKLTKQIGQLELHSPTCIYLANNNGHPVKSIAEISYDLANNLTHPVFWETMINVALEYNPQVSVEFAPGTAFTKLLKAKTNQLANITLANMTIDDADFLLHKWKGKDND, translated from the coding sequence ATGCTTCAAAAGATTGACCCGACATTAAAAAGTAAGGTTGAAAGTTGGACAGGTGTGAAGCTTGTAGACAGTGAAAAGGGCTATCAAAATTCGCAACAAATTCAGCTTAGTATTTTGTTGTTGCAAGTTCAGCAAATTGATCAGCTCAAAGAAAAAGGCTGGCTACCAGATATCGTAGCGGGGCATTCACTTGGAGTTTTTGCCGCCGCCTATGCTGCCGGCGTTATTAATAGAGAGGATGTTTTTAAACTTGTAAGTTTGCGAGCAAGTCTAATGCAATCATCATTTCCAATAGGTTATGGCATGGGTGTCGTTGTAGGCCTATCTCGTCAAGAAGTTGGGAACTTGGTGCAACAAGTGAACACGGAAAAAGATCCGGTCTTTTTATCAAACCAAAATTCTGAATTGCAAAACACTTTGTCTGGCAAAATAACTGCTATTCAAGCCGTACTCCAATTAGCTAAAGAAAGCGGTGCAGCCAAGGCTAAACTTTTACAAGTTCCGAATCCTTCGCATTCACCATTGATGCAAAGCGTGGCGGATAAATTGACCAAACAGATTGGGCAGTTAGAGTTGCATTCTCCTACCTGTATTTATTTAGCAAATAATAATGGACATCCGGTTAAAAGCATAGCTGAAATTAGCTATGATTTGGCCAATAACCTAACTCATCCTGTTTTTTGGGAAACAATGATCAATGTGGCTCTTGAATACAACCCACAAGTAAGCGTGGAATTTGCTCCAGGAACTGCTTTTACTAAATTATTAAAGGCAAAAACGAATCAACTAGCTAATATAACTTTGGCAAATATGACGATTGATGACGCAGATTTTTTATTACATAAATGGAAAGGAAAAGATAATGACTGA
- a CDS encoding LysR family transcriptional regulator: MNLTGLKYFVSVASIGSVTEAAKLAYVSESAISKTIRQLEEEIGVKLFDRQGRTIQLNQQGKIFYSYVSDSLNLLNRGIKAVQTNKDQENSQINVLFTVGSPLIPLVALKMQKLLPNVSLNIHQRTTFAKDLKQFDFIISSNKIDHFTAIPLLKEEIVIGWQKNFMQGKHNLDVKDLPNFTFVGESDETELQQTINQFLAKNELKLNFKYQSDEPATVREMIAAGLGMGFISKVTWGSFFTNFHLIDSARIFPNSPQRTIYLNTPYQNLTDNQRLFSNEIAAVLTGAQNR, encoded by the coding sequence ATGAATTTAACCGGATTAAAATATTTTGTTAGTGTCGCAAGTATAGGTTCAGTGACTGAAGCAGCTAAGCTAGCATACGTAAGTGAATCAGCAATTAGTAAAACCATCAGGCAATTAGAAGAAGAAATAGGCGTTAAATTGTTTGACCGGCAAGGAAGAACAATTCAGCTTAACCAACAAGGAAAGATTTTTTATTCATATGTTTCCGATAGCTTAAATTTACTAAACCGTGGAATTAAGGCTGTCCAAACTAATAAAGACCAAGAAAATAGCCAAATTAATGTTCTTTTTACTGTTGGCTCACCGCTCATCCCACTTGTTGCCCTTAAAATGCAAAAATTACTGCCTAATGTCAGTCTAAATATTCATCAACGGACAACCTTCGCTAAGGATTTAAAGCAGTTTGATTTTATTATCTCTTCCAATAAAATTGACCATTTTACCGCAATTCCGTTATTAAAAGAAGAAATAGTAATTGGCTGGCAAAAGAATTTTATGCAAGGTAAACATAATTTAGATGTTAAAGATTTACCGAATTTTACTTTTGTCGGCGAAAGTGATGAAACTGAATTGCAACAAACAATTAATCAGTTTTTAGCTAAAAATGAATTAAAACTCAATTTTAAATATCAATCTGATGAACCAGCTACGGTGCGAGAAATGATTGCAGCAGGTCTAGGCATGGGCTTTATTTCCAAAGTTACTTGGGGAAGCTTTTTTACCAATTTTCATTTAATCGACAGTGCAAGAATTTTCCCCAATTCGCCGCAAAGAACAATTTATCTAAATACGCCCTACCAAAATTTAACTGATAACCAAAGATTATTTAGTAACGAAATCGCTGCAGTACTAACGGGTGCACAAAATAGATAG
- a CDS encoding malonate decarboxylase holo-ACP synthase: MERLTAIWPNDLLQFTSLQDLVLTENPLPGWAKDSLSETKTVVVRRGLINDNLIPVGIRGYERKQRFACYLNVAAIKKQYHPQYFIQHKSWEGLSEDRQKLPPFQALQKIVPLLNNFQWGIGGSLGYEMATGVKMVKSTTEHVSDLDLLLYQTPTLNRSQAQELLQKLNQYHVHADVQVVKGQNGFSLEEYAANRSKKTLVKTAAGPLLVVDPWQFLQENK; this comes from the coding sequence ATGGAACGATTAACGGCAATATGGCCCAATGATTTACTGCAATTCACTAGTTTGCAAGATCTAGTTTTAACCGAGAATCCTTTACCTGGCTGGGCAAAGGATTCTTTGTCTGAGACAAAAACAGTGGTGGTTAGACGGGGCTTAATCAACGATAATCTGATCCCAGTTGGAATAAGAGGTTACGAAAGAAAGCAAAGGTTTGCTTGCTACTTAAATGTTGCAGCTATTAAAAAGCAATATCATCCCCAGTACTTTATTCAACATAAAAGTTGGGAAGGTTTATCTGAAGATAGACAAAAACTTCCACCTTTTCAGGCATTACAAAAGATAGTCCCGCTATTAAACAATTTTCAGTGGGGAATAGGAGGCTCGTTAGGATATGAAATGGCAACCGGTGTAAAAATGGTTAAAAGCACGACGGAACATGTCAGTGACTTAGATTTGCTACTTTATCAAACTCCTACGTTAAACAGAAGTCAGGCCCAAGAACTTTTGCAAAAGCTGAATCAGTATCATGTGCACGCTGATGTACAAGTAGTCAAAGGTCAAAACGGTTTTTCATTAGAGGAATATGCTGCTAATCGTAGTAAAAAAACTTTGGTAAAAACCGCTGCGGGACCACTTCTAGTTGTCGATCCTTGGCAATTTTTACAGGAAAATAAATGA
- a CDS encoding alpha/beta fold hydrolase produces MSIFKTSDNVELNFHFYGTGKPLILITGFGGYQEVWTKQVSYLRKMGYSVLTYDHRNMGKSQRTAKGQSLERLTKDLIELLSFLKITRATFIGHSMGGSIIYNLLKIKPQIIDIAVIIDQSPYMLNTKSWHYGFMNFTLENYQDLTLLAPQVHETLHGIDSSVMTELLPAKIAYPFDRKANLDLLQEHVQLDWRKIIKRSSQKMIIFAAEKSPYYPFQFANWMAEQNPQITASIVPNCGHDIMAEVPQQFNQLLRHFLLLNHYLPQ; encoded by the coding sequence ATGAGTATTTTTAAAACAAGCGATAACGTAGAACTTAATTTTCATTTTTATGGCACCGGTAAGCCACTGATTCTAATAACCGGTTTTGGTGGCTATCAAGAAGTTTGGACAAAACAAGTTTCCTACCTTAGAAAAATGGGTTATAGCGTTTTAACTTATGATCACCGTAATATGGGTAAAAGCCAGCGTACAGCCAAAGGACAATCACTTGAAAGACTAACTAAGGATCTAATTGAGCTATTAAGTTTTCTAAAAATAACTCGGGCCACGTTTATTGGCCATTCAATGGGCGGGAGTATTATTTATAACTTGTTAAAAATTAAACCGCAAATTATTGATATAGCAGTTATTATTGATCAAAGCCCATATATGCTAAATACGAAGTCTTGGCACTATGGCTTTATGAATTTTACTTTGGAAAATTACCAAGACTTGACCCTATTAGCTCCGCAGGTGCATGAAACGCTTCATGGCATCGATAGTTCTGTTATGACGGAATTATTACCAGCCAAAATTGCTTACCCATTTGATCGAAAAGCAAATTTGGACTTATTGCAAGAGCATGTTCAGCTAGACTGGCGGAAAATAATTAAACGTAGCAGCCAGAAGATGATTATCTTTGCGGCTGAAAAGAGTCCATATTATCCTTTTCAGTTCGCAAACTGGATGGCAGAACAAAATCCTCAAATTACCGCTTCCATTGTGCCAAATTGTGGTCACGATATAATGGCAGAAGTACCGCAACAATTTAATCAATTACTACGCCATTTTTTATTACTTAATCATTATCTACCACAGTAA
- a CDS encoding cupin domain-containing protein: protein MFRHEIIVTKGILPFKIIIHNSSALQITKHWHRALEIDFTIHGEGDYLTSGHKTHLSDGDFIIINSGEVHGVENICPGNAR from the coding sequence ATGTTTCGTCATGAAATTATTGTTACTAAGGGAATCTTACCGTTTAAGATTATTATTCATAATTCTTCAGCACTTCAAATTACTAAACACTGGCACCGTGCCCTAGAAATTGATTTTACTATTCATGGTGAAGGCGATTACCTAACTTCGGGGCACAAAACGCACTTGAGTGACGGCGATTTCATAATTATTAATTCTGGTGAAGTTCATGGTGTCGAAAATATTTGTCCAGGTAATGCTCGTTGA